Genomic segment of Cyanobacterium stanieri LEGE 03274:
CCCGTAGCCTTGGAATTCATTACAAGGCGGATGATAATATATCTTGACAATCTGATTATGACCCAATCGCCCCTTAACCCACCCTATCCTAATAGTAATTACAGTTCAATTTATTGAACGATAAACCCGTAGCCTTGGAATTCATTACAAGGCGGATGACAATCTGATTATGAGCTGAAAGCCCCTTACCCCCCACCGCACCACCTCAAACAGCAAAGTCCCCTTTCTTAAGGAGGATTTAGGGGCATCCCCTAACGCCATAAGATCCCCCCTAGCCCCCCTTTGTAAGGGGGGAACAAGAAAAAACAAAAAAAATTTCCCCCAAGGTGATCGATCCATGATCCGAACTGGGTAACTTATAAATAACAGAAAAAGAAAAAACTTTTAAAATAACTCTCACAGGAGAAACAACCATGAAACCAGAAGTAACCTTAAAATATTTAAACTACGTCGCCAACAAAAAGAAAAAAGGTGAAGAAGGCTTCACCCTCATCGAACTCTTAGTAGTAGTAATCATCATCGGTGTACTAGCCGCCGTCGCTCTCCCCAACCTCCTCAACCAAGTAGGTAAAGCTAGAGAAACAGAACTCAAAAACGCAGCAGGTACAGTCAATCGCTCTCAACAAGCTTTCCACTTTGAACGTCGTCGTTTCGGTAGTGATTTAGGTGAACTAGGACTGTCCACCGCTTTTGCCAACAGTGATTATTTAGATTGGGATCAGGCAAGTAGTGGTGTAACATTTGCTGGTGGTGGTGCAGGGGCTAGTGCCGCTTCCGCTCAAACTGAAAATGCAGAATTTAAAACTGATGGAACTAGAGCCTACTCCAGCGCCATTGGATTCGATGCAACTAATGCAACTTATAACCAAGTTTTGTGTCAGAGTAATGAGATTGCCGCAAATACTGGAGCCCCAGACATAAGCAGTGTAAGCGCAGTAGAATGTCCTAATGATAGTGAAGTAATTAATTAATTACTTCTAGCGGTGGCTCTTGTCATCGTGCAAAACAAGTAGTCAAGGGAGTAGAATTATAAAAAAAATTCTGCTCCTTTTTTATTCCTTCCCCATCAGTTAATTTATTTTTTATGCACTATCTTCCAGGTAAATTGTTTTAACACATACTAGATATATAATTTGACTGAACTTCACTGATGAAGGATAAATAAAATCAAATAAACTTGCAATGTTATATCCAATGCATCATGAATACATACTTAATCTATACCTACCTTTATCGTTCAGTGCAAACTAAATCGAAAGGATTTACCCTCATCGAATTATTAGTTGTTGTTATCATAGTTGGTGTTTTAGCAGCAGTCTCCCTTCCAAATCTGGTAAGTCAGATAGGCAAAGCCAGAGAAACTGAACATAAAAACACTGTTGGTACAATCAACCGTTCTCAACAGGCTTACCATTGGGAAAAAAGAATATTTGCCGATGGTAATGACTATAACGAAATATTTTCTAAACTAGGACTTAATTTCCAAAATACTTATATTAGTGACTATAAATTTGATGTTACTAACATTG
This window contains:
- a CDS encoding type IV pilin-like G/H family protein codes for the protein MNTYLIYTYLYRSVQTKSKGFTLIELLVVVIIVGVLAAVSLPNLVSQIGKARETEHKNTVGTINRSQQAYHWEKRIFADGNDYNEIFSKLGLNFQNTYISDYKFDVTNIAATVVLVNENYQRDSIRAYSGGTFFDNTNATYSMFLCQSETPIQEIQPPTLANGCIEGDTLK
- a CDS encoding type IV pilin-like G/H family protein, encoding MKPEVTLKYLNYVANKKKKGEEGFTLIELLVVVIIIGVLAAVALPNLLNQVGKARETELKNAAGTVNRSQQAFHFERRRFGSDLGELGLSTAFANSDYLDWDQASSGVTFAGGGAGASAASAQTENAEFKTDGTRAYSSAIGFDATNATYNQVLCQSNEIAANTGAPDISSVSAVECPNDSEVIN